In the genome of Chrysoperla carnea chromosome 5, inChrCarn1.1, whole genome shotgun sequence, the window CTTCATTGGAAATTTGCCATCCGTTAATTCGAtcgaattttattattcttgctgattttaaataactttttccaaagtcagaatatttcaaaacagcttaattttttctgttaattttgataatagtcATTGATGGAAAAATATTAAGGTACCTCCAGCACGGTATTTGCAGTTATtatgctaaaactatggtaaaactCACTTTTCGATAGAGTAGGCCATAGGGCTTagtattaaattgaaaagtttcagaaattttgaccgtttataacacgagataattaatgcCTAAGCTCCCAATTTCGACCAATTTACTCCAAATAAATATCTAGAAAACAAAACGACAAGCATCCTGCAACAAAGAAGATTCCCAAATACCTACGATATCATACGTCGGTTTTGTCGGTGGCAAACTTCCTGCAAAAATCCAATTTTCTTTAACTGAGAAACGTAAAAGTCGGAAACGTACGAATAACAAATTATTCTAGGAAGTTTTGAAACTTTCAAGAAATTTCTTGAACAATCGAGAATGGTTCAAAAAATAAgtccaatttattaatttaagatctaaattgaatatttttgaacgttTAATTTAAgtcattttccaaaaaatttgatttacttttttctttaggTCATTTAAAGGGTCAAGTAGTTTGGATTACTGGAGCATCCAGTGGTATTGGAGAAGGTTTAGCAAAAGCCTTAACACGATATGGAGTTCGTGTTGCAATATCGGCTCGTCGAGTTGAAGAGCTAGAACGAGTTCAACGCGAATGCCTAGGtacaatattcataaaatcattaaaattttttttaaaaatatatttgaaaagctaaatttttttttttatagtgggGTCTAAACTCTTATCAGAAAATGATATACTAATTGTTCCAATGGATATAACCAAAATCCATACACATCAAGAATGTTTGAATCGTGTATTGGCACATTTTGGAACTTTGGATATACTTGTTAATAATGCTGGACGATCACAAAGAGCAATTTGGCAGGATATTGAATTGGAAGTAGACCGTCAAATGTTTGAATTGAATGTATTTGGACCAGTATCGTTAACTCGTTTAGCGGTTAAATACTTTTTGCAAAAAGGAACAGGTCATGTAGCGGTTACATCAAGTATTGCAGGAGTAATTCCAGCACCATATTCAGCAACTTATACCGGCACTAAACATGCAATTAATGTacgttcaaaattttcttttctcaaGTTCTTGGTTTCTGCTTCGAGGGgagttgaaaaatatattagttttgaCATTGAACTTCAGGAAGTTTgactaaaattttctaatttacctcattttgatcaaaattgaaactttttagcCCTCTCCAAAACAGATTCAAGAAAATGATGGCACTATCTTACGgtctattaatttgtttataaaattattatttttccgtAGGGTTATTATGGAAGTTTACGTATTGAAAAAATGGATACGAAAATAACGGTATCAATCTTGTGTCCCGGACCCGTACACACAAATTTCTTATCAGAAAGTTTTACAACACGCCCTGGTGAAGTATTAGAACAATCAACATCTAGTACCGATAATCGTATGACAGCTGATCGTTGTGGATATTTATGTGGAATTGCTTTAGCAAATAAGGTTACTGAAGCTTGGATGGCGAAATTTCCTGTATTACCAATAACTTATGCATTTGTTTACTGGCCAAACTTTTGCAAATTGTAAGTATTAGAGTTTTCTGTTCCTCGcaaaattaacttattgaaaataGTGACCGAATATcacattttgttataataaatatatataaaacccCCTTCCCCTTGGATGAATTCTGGACTCTACCTACCATTAAAATTTCCCCCGAACTTCCGAACTATTTCCATCCTTTTAATTTTCCTGGAACATATTCCAATGTCAATTgtagcaataaaaaatttaatttgttttttcttttttaatttcagggTAATTAAATGTGTGGGTCcaaaaacattcttaaaattaCGGGATAGCAAAGATACGCTCAGCACTAACAATGCTGCACgttaaattcaatataatatttgtgatgagcaaacatttttaaatgtgCGATAGAATTAGAGATTTGATGTCTCAATGTTTCAATGTCAATTAATTCAAAGTCAATATTGTAGTTTTAGCGGCCATATCGTCAAATAGATCTTGTagacataataattatattaagatTACTATATTTATAAAGCGCATTAAGATTAATCTTTCTTAacgctatttttttaaataaaaatttggagcaaatgatcaaattttgcaatataattaaaaatttaaacagtatACACAGCCCAGAGAaattacatcaaaatttaactttggaaaaaaattagctgGAAGGTAAAAGAATTGCCTAATTCTCTGGATTCAATACATATATGTCAATTAATAATCTTTGATTTTTGTCTACGGATCAATAAAATAATGCCTAgcgtataatattaaaaagacaTTTCTTCTAtgattataagatatttttttcgaatagacCGATATTTAGCACGAAAAATGTGTTGGGATTCTGATTCTGACTGACGCTACTAACATCAGTTTTTGGGATTCTGTCAAACAACAATTATAGTCTACTCAAAAGGTTTCTTTTCATAACGCTTGACACTGAGTTTGAGCTTCAAATTAGTTCATGTGGTAAGTTAAGACTATCTGGAAAAAACTTAGCAGTGTCTGATCCTTAAAAGCTGAACATAGTTTAGCTTTTTGACGCTGAacataaatctatatttttcaGCTCTGTGGAACCCTAATTTGATGCTAAATCCAGGTATCAAACGTCAACAAGAGGTTATACATCTTAAtccgataatttttatttatatttcttcgaaaattatcgatttatgAGCAAGAGCAAATGTTAAACAAAAATCTATGTAAATTAGATTCTAGacgcattttaaaattttattcaaatcaaggTAAAATGTCTAACACATATGGAAAAAAacgttaatgaaaattataggaGCAGGCTAGAAATATTGTTTGAAGGAATCCAAAGAAACGATTTGAGAGGCGTAAATATCGGTCTATAAATAATGTTGTTatgtagttttaattaattgactttttgttaaatactgttttaaatatttaggacTCATTCACGTCTaggaaatttatgaaatttttgcgTCCTAAATTAGCCATTCGAATTTATTCGTTTCTTTctgaaactattaaaaaatgattgcaTTTGTACCTTcaacatttaattttctaaatatatgaTTTGGGTGTGAATGAGTTCTTATCAACGTCAATTTATCATggatttataataacaaaatcttTTTCCCCTACTAACTCAACGATAATTATCGTGAACGTCTTTTTTTACTATCCCCCCCCCATGATAATGGATTCCTCTGAGTCTAAGCCCACCCCTAATTCCATTCTGAGTAAGTTATTCCTTTTTCCTCTGTTTGTGTTATTATAATTCCCATGcagtttatattaatatataatattcttgTTGGCGTTCAGGAATCAGGTGAAGGTTTAATAAATCCATAAATACGGTAAAAAGTCcatatgttcaaaaaattttttaataggctAGGAGATGACTGTCTATTATAAAATAGTCTAGATTTTGGAATGGCCAACG includes:
- the LOC123301748 gene encoding dehydrogenase/reductase SDR family member 7; the encoded protein is MLLTLIELIFVTYCLVYLIGFLILDCDFWLAFLELFGNNIGHLKGQVVWITGASSGIGEGLAKALTRYGVRVAISARRVEELERVQRECLVGSKLLSENDILIVPMDITKIHTHQECLNRVLAHFGTLDILVNNAGRSQRAIWQDIELEVDRQMFELNVFGPVSLTRLAVKYFLQKGTGHVAVTSSIAGVIPAPYSATYTGTKHAINGYYGSLRIEKMDTKITVSILCPGPVHTNFLSESFTTRPGEVLEQSTSSTDNRMTADRCGYLCGIALANKVTEAWMAKFPVLPITYAFVYWPNFCKLVIKCVGPKTFLKLRDSKDTLSTNNAAR